The genomic stretch TCTCTTCCACTAATCTGGACAATATTACAAggatatatttatttatgtgaGAAACTGTATATAAATACATAACCACAGTTCCATATGTCGAGTTTAAGTGCTAGGCAACCACACCTTTTCTAAAAGAAGAGGTAGCCATACACAGTAACAACGACGTACGCGTACTACATCGACATGGATCGGTCTCCTACACTTTCCTGTCAACGATGAAGCCGGGACTCCCAGCCATCGCCGTCCGTGCCCATGGCACCGACGGCGGCATCGGGCCCCACGCTGGACCTGATGCCCCCAGCGTGACGCCCGCCCGTCCCGACAAGATCGTAGCCATGCAACGCCATGAAGAGCTTCTCCTTGTGCAAGGCCAGCTCCTCCTCTTGCCCCGTCGTCCTCCGCGGCCTCTGCTTCCTGACGCCACCGCCGACGCCGCCATACGCAGCCACGGGTTGCCCGCTCGCTTTCCTCCGCCGGAGCCCTCCCCTGAGCGGCACGGGCACGGCGTCCAGCCCCATGAGCTTGGCTACCACGCCGGGCTTGCACCACACCACGCTTTCCCCCGCGACGGTGGCCGGCAGCCGCAGCGTCCGCTCCAGGTCCATCTCGTATCCCCCCACGCTGCACGCGAGCGCCGCGCACGGCCCCGCGCCGGCGGCGCAGCACACCGAAGCCCTCGCCGGCCGGTGGCCGGCGTTATTACTGGCGTCGCGGTCGCGGCCCATGCCCTCGTAGAAGCCGCTGAACGACGCGCGGTACATGGCGTCCCGGCCGTCGAGCGAGAAGCGCGGGTACTGGCTCAGCGCGTCCCGCGCCGACCGGAGCACGTGGTCGgccgggccgccgccgccgccgccgccgtcgacgcaGGACATGCGCCGTGGGCACCAGCCCTCCTCCGTAGACGTCCCCtcccccgccgccgcgcgccgcgccgccttcctggcggcctcctcctccaggtCCAGCTGCAGGATCATCTGCTCAAGCGTGACCGCCGCCGGACCATCACCACCATCGCCGCCTGTTCCGGTGCCGCTGACCTCGGTCTCCGCCACGCACGAACCAACCacagacgacgacggcggcggcacgGTAACGACGAAGGACGAGGACGCTGCGTCCGCGCCCGCCGCGCTGCTGCCGGCAGCGACCAGCTCCTTGCCGTTGCCGCCGTGGAGCTGCTGCACCGTGGACGTGGAGGCGACTCCGTGGCAGAAGCTGGGGAGCCCGCGACCACGACGGCGGCGCATCACGTCGTGGATCGAGGCGATCGAGGGGCAACTCAACTGATCGACTTTACCAGGAAGAGCGATGATCGATCGAGCTCACTACCTGCCGGTCTCTGATCTGATGATGGCCTGACGGTCTGGTAGCTAGGCGAGAGAAGCAGTATAAACGTATATGTACGTACGTGCGTGCGGTGGGGGCACGGGCGCAAGCAAGGCTTGCGACATGGTGCACGGTCGTTACTTCTTACTTGGGCGCTCGTGATGCCGTTTAAGGCGAGGGGATGGGCGACGCATGAAGAGGAGCATCATGGGTCTAGTGAATGTGGAGGTGCTGGTGCACCAATTGCAGTCACAAGAGAGAGCGACCAAACATATAGGAGGGTCAAGGCGATCGATCGTCCATCGGTCACAAAGCCATAACAAGGTACCATTTATTGGAGTCACAAGGCAAAGGATATGCGAGAGCGGCCAACAAGACCATACCTTTCCTTCTGAATCATGTTATTACTCCTAACCAAAGAAACATGATTTTGTCACCTAGTATCTATCTGCTAATTTAACCTAATCTAAATCTAATCTAAACTATAAAAGAGCAAAGAAATTAAGAAAAAACTTTATCTTGAATTCTTCTATCCATCTAGGTTTTGCACCCTTAGATTTTACATCTAATGCATCTTATTGGTTGCTACTCACCTGATGAGTGGATCTAGGTCTTATTTGTGCAAATATTAACTCTAGGTCATTGTAATGGATTACTGTGTGACTACGTAGAGTTGGTCAACGCTTTCAAAAAACAAACTCTATCAATAGATCTCCGCCCCGATGGGCTCAACATTGTCCTCGACGAGACCTGCCCAAATGTCTTGGCACACCGAACAAACTCTATCAATAGCTGTCATCCTACACCCCAACGAGAGGTGACCTTACTCGGCTATCCTAACACACAATGTTCCCATGCAGAGGATGAGTATAGACCTATGTGGAGGCACTCCTCATGGACAAGGACGAGCAGCTGCTCGAATAGCTCATCATCGTGGATCGTGAAGTTCGATGTTGGGGCCCAAGCTGTAGCCTACAACCACGTCCCCTAACTTCCTCCACTACATACCTTGTGGACAAACCCCACCCCCACGCTCGTCCACGATGTCGTCCTTGTTGACCACCTACAACTTGGGAAAACAATGCTCATGGACATGCTCGTAGAGTAGAGCAGTCAACCATCGATCGAGCTAAGCTAGTAGGTTATTAGATCCTTCTTGCTCTAGTTTACCTCTAATAAAATGTGTTTCTATTGTATCACAAGAAACATCCTCGTTAAGTAGCACTTGAAATATCTATGTCTACGCTAGTGGCTCCATCCTAGTTGAGTAGCACTTGAAGCCATTATGTTTTATTATCATCAAGTGCTTAATCTGTTGACACATCCCCTTTTAGGTGCACCTCATCTAATGAATTGTGAACTAGACCATGTTATTGTTTACCTCTAGCAGAACGACGCCACTAGCTACACAACCATAGTGATGCCATGACACATGAGCCGACTTAACATACATACATTATAGAACAACCATAGCGATTACATCTTAAGTCTTATATAAATGGCTATGATTAGTTAAACCCTTTATCCTCTAGTTAGCATCCTTGTTTATATGTTTATATCAATGTACGTCTCTGACTGACCAAACCCCAACATGTATTCACATGTCTTCATTCAACTCGAACATCAACTACATCCATCATTGTCTCTGTTGCTCTATTGATCATGTCATTCTGTTCATGGATACTCAAATCAATTGATGACCACATAAAAAAGTACACATGTCTTTGTCTCAAGGAAGGGGAATTCACTCTAACATAAATTAGGGAGCAAATGGTTGTCATTGTCAAGGCAAGCCTTGCCATGGTAAGTTTATGTTTTATCGATGGATTGAAATATTCAATCTCACATGATGACCAAAGCAAAATGTTTATTCTTGAGACAATATATGAGGAAAGGTTGTTGGTACATGGGAATATATGTGTTTCCCATCCTTTAGCTTGTGGGCAAATATTTGAACCAAGCGGTTGAGTGATTCTACTGTGGTTCATTTGAGAGATTGCAAGGTGTGGCACTAGGTGATTGTGTTACGAGCAGGTGGTGCTTGTCACTCTTGGAGATTGcaacctcctagatggcttggtggaaAAAACTCCATTGAAGCCCACAAGGAGATTGTGTGTGTGGCTCCAAAGGAGCAATTGTATGGGGTTCTTTTGCTCATCCCCACAGAAGATCACAAAGAGAAAAATCTAGTAGAAGGAGGTGTGAAGTGTACCAAGTGATCGCTTAGCTCAAGAAGCTAGTGCTCACATTAGAGCTTGCCTTGAGGGATTTACCGAGCTTGCGAGCTTCGTGTCTAGTGAGGAAGAACAACATCCTTGGATTTGTCTCAATGGGGAGTAGGTGGTTGGTAAGCCACCGAACCTTTAGGAGAGAAATCACTATGTCCTATTGTCTCTCGATTGGGTTGCACTCCCCTAACACTCGGCTCTTCAAATGTATATCACGTGCTAGTGTTGTTGCtctcttgtgcttgtgtagctcTAGTAGTTGTATTACTGTAGTGCTTACTAGTGTAGCTAGTACTAGGTGTTTAACGTTCCCATGTACTTGCTTGAGCTCTAGTTGCTTAGGGTTATGTgaccttatatatatatatatatatatatatatatatatatatttaggcTTGTgttggtgagctctcactagccTGATACCTTAGTTTAAGAGTGCTTGTGAAATTAGATAGAGGGTTGAAGTTGTGCCCAGACAATTAGTTTTATTCTATTGTTTCTACCGTTTAGCTGTAGCACTTAAGTTTTAGAAACGATTATTCACCTCCTCCTAATCGACCATCTTGACCTTtcacaagtttgaccaaattttgaTCATTAGCGTCCATAATATAAATTCCTTTTGGGAGTTTTCATAATAGATCTTAGGAAATAATTTTTCTGACATGAGTctatttgtttagttcactagtCTCGTTCACCTCTATCTTACCCATACCATTGGGACATATATGTATGTTTATGGAATGTTACATTTTTGTTGATGTATCTATATAAGCTGGCCAATAAAGAGATGATGCTTCATTACCTATGCACAACATGTTGCATGGGATAAAAGCAACCTGAAAAATTAGTGCCACAACGGATGATGGGCTCGCCTCGCAACCCTTGCCATCAGTTTGTTAATGGTGTGGGAAGAGATGCAGATGCtgccttaggccagtctcaatgggagGTTTCATCTCCCAGTTTCCAAGACGTGACACCAAAGAATGAAACTAAATGAAATAGAGTGTCTCAATGTACAGTTTCATCTCACGGTTTCATAGGCTATCTTTAGCATTTAATTCGTATACTGTATTGTGATCCATTGTGGTTTGTGAACTATGTAGCCTTTTGTCCTTGCAAAAAAACTATACAGCCTTTTGCAACGTCATATGTCATCACACAATTTGAATGCAGATGCACCAAATTTACAGAAAATGCATACTAGAGCATCGTACTACAGAAAAAAGGACCTGCATCACAAAAATTCTTGCCTACAGCTCGTTGGTACTTTCAGGTTCAAATCAAAGAAGAAGCACATATCCCAGACATCCAAACCATTGCAGAGATATAAAAGAAAAAGTTCAGATAGCCTTCAGTAGTGCAGATACTAAACTAAGATAGATAACAAAAGTTCAGATAGCCTTCAGTAGTTCAGGTAACTGGAACACATTCATTTCACATTGTTGTTTttatcctgcaaacaaaaaatAGTTTGGCATGAGCTCTCAGCCTTTCAAAGCATGAATATAAAGTCTTTGATCCATGATCACACATCTTTCAACCTTTCATTTCTATCAATGGTGATGAGATTCCCAGAACTAACCTTGGTCCGCAAACAACAATGGAGATAAATTGTCACTGGCAGAGTGGCACCCTGCAGAAACCAAAATAATTGAAGATGAGCATTCAGACATTTACAAGTggaccatacatatatataaacgttacagaaaaataaaataattacatGTATTTTTAAACTCCAGATATATGTGCACGACCACCAAACTTATTCCAAATATGTTCCACCAAATCATTCTTAAGTCGGCGATGAGCCGACCGATCACGAATAGAAGTATCCTTTTCTAAAACTTTCTCTATCGGAACATTCTGATCAAGAGAGAATTCTGGTGCTTGAACAGTTGATGAACTAGGATGCACATTTAGATCTAGATTTTCTTCAATAATGTCCTCTTCCTTCTCATCTTCAACTATCATATTGTGAAGTATGATGCACGCTAGCACAACATCACAGAGCACATCTCGGTCATATAGACGAGCTGGTCGTTTTAAGATGCAAAATCGACGCTGCAATACACCGAAGGCTCTCTCGATATCCTTTCTTGCCCCTTCTTGTTCATGTgcatacaacttctccttctcaGTGATAGGGAGTCGTATTGACTTAACAAACACTGCCCATTCAAGGTATATTCCATCAGCAAGAAAGTACCCAGTGT from Sorghum bicolor cultivar BTx623 chromosome 3, Sorghum_bicolor_NCBIv3, whole genome shotgun sequence encodes the following:
- the LOC8074493 gene encoding uncharacterized protein LOC8074493, coding for MRRRRGRGLPSFCHGVASTSTVQQLHGGNGKELVAAGSSAAGADAASSSFVVTVPPPSSSVVGSCVAETEVSGTGTGGDGGDGPAAVTLEQMILQLDLEEEAARKAARRAAAGEGTSTEEGWCPRRMSCVDGGGGGGGPADHVLRSARDALSQYPRFSLDGRDAMYRASFSGFYEGMGRDRDASNNAGHRPARASVCCAAGAGPCAALACSVGGYEMDLERTLRLPATVAGESVVWCKPGVVAKLMGLDAVPVPLRGGLRRRKASGQPVAAYGGVGGGVRKQRPRRTTGQEEELALHKEKLFMALHGYDLVGTGGRHAGGIRSSVGPDAAVGAMGTDGDGWESRLHR